A window of Microbispora hainanensis genomic DNA:
CGCATCGCCGTCTCGTAATCGGCCAGCGCCTCCTCCGTACGTCCTATCTCGAACAGCAGGTTGCCCCGGTCGAGATAGTTGTCGGGGAAGCCCGGGTCGATCGCGACGGCGCGGTCGAAGTCGGCCAGCGCCTCCTCCGTGCGGCCGAGGCGTGCGAGAAGCTGCGCGCGGTTGCCGAACAGCACCATCCGGTGCACGGGGTGGGCGTCCGGTGGAAGATCGCGCTCGGCCAGGTCGATGGCCGACTGCACCAGGCCGAGTGCTTCGTCGGTCCGCCCTTCCCGCAGCTCGATCAGCGCGCGGCCGTTCTGGTCGAACCCGAGCTTGAATGCTCGGGTCCGCCGGTCGGGCAGCAGCGTGGAGATCGCTATCGCCTCGTTGATCCAGGCCCTGGCCCTGACCAGGTCGCGCCGCGCCGGATCGCGGTCGCGCGCGTCGAGCATCGCCGTGCCGTATGCGGCGGCGGCATGCACGGCCGGATCGACGCTGACCCTGCGCGCCTGGTCGTACAGCTCCTGCGCGTGCGCCCGACGGCCCAGCCCCGCCAGGGCCGTCGCGGTGCGGTGGGTGAAGCGCCACCACAGGTCGGACCCCGGCTCCACCAGCCGCAGGCCGCGCGAGCCCAGCTCCACGACCGCGTGCAGGAACCCCTCGGTGACGCAGTGGTCCACCGCGGCCCACAGTGCCCGCGCCGCCGCGTCGACGTCGCCGCCGTGCTCCAGGTGGTACGGCACCGCGCCCAGGGCGTGCTCCGCCGCCGCGGGGTCGGCCATCAGCTCGGCGGCGCGCCGGTCGTGCCGGAGCGCCCGTTCCTCCGGCGGCAGTGACAGGTAGGCGCGGTAGGCCCGGGGGTCGTCGGAGGTGCCGTCAGAGGTGACGTAGTCGTCGGGCGGGCCGCCTTGGGCCCGCGCCTCCACCACGCGCGCCCCCTCCCACGTGTCCTCCCACGTGTCCTCCCACGCGTCGTTCCACGGGGGTTCCGGGGAGCCGAGGGCCAGCGTCAGATCCGGCACCCGACGCACCAGGACGCGCAGCAGCTCGCGGTCGGCCGGGTCCGCCTCGTGCAGGTTGTCCACCAGCAGCGTCCGCGGCCCTTCGAGGCAGTCGCGGACGAACTCGGCGATGCCGTTGGCGATCCGGAGCGTACGGCGCGGCGCGGGCACGAGGATCCGCTCGTCCTCGGTCAGACGGGCCTCGATGGTCTGCCGTCGCGCCGGCACCAGAGGGCGCAGGCTCGGGGCGACGGCGCGGATCTCGATGTCGTGTTCCGCCACCAGGCCCGGGGAACGCTCCAATGCGACCGGGACGAGGGCGCGCAGGATCGCGCCACCGATCGTGTACGGACCGCGTAGCCGCCGGTGCCCGTTGACGACGGGCGCGACGGAAGGCGGCGCCTCCATGACGAGCGCGCGGAGGGCTGCCACGCGGTCCCGGGAGAGGTCTCCCCGGACCCAGATGTGGCTCGGGTGGACCCTCACCCCTTGTGGATCACGCTTGAGGTGCCGCTGAGCTTGGTCGTCCCCGGCTTACGGATAATGATCTTCTTCATCATGCCTCTTTCCCCACTCTTGCGGACAAGGCACAAGTATTCGCACAGATCAGCTATCCGCCAAGGGATGGAAGCATTATCTATCGGGAGAAAAGTGGCGAGACAACGGCATTTAGCTGCTTCTCGATATAAATCACCACGTTGTCGCCACGTACCTCGCGTCGCAGCTCCCGCCACCCGGATTTGCGGTAGAGCTCCAGCGCGGCCACCTGACGCATGGTGGTGTCGCCGCGCAAGGTGCTGTAGCCGAGCCGGCGCGCCCGATCCTCAAGCTCCTGAGTGATCCGTGCGCCGTAGCCGCGCCGCTGGTGATCGGGGTGGACCCGGAGCCGGCACATCTCGGCCGTGTCGGCGTCGATGCGCCGCAGGCCTCCCATCGCGACGAGCCCCGCACCGGGCACCTCCCCCACCAGGAAGTCGCCCCCGGCCCTCAAGTAGACCTCGGTGATCCGGGGGAAGTCGTCGTCGTAGTAGACGCCGTCACCCGGCACGACACCCACCTGGGCCAGGCCCATCTGATGGAGGGACCACACCGCGTCGAGGTCGGACCAGCGGTATCGCCGGATCCTCAGCGGCGCGGGCCCGTTCTCCCCGCCCCTCACGGGATCTCCCGGCTCGAGATCTCCCGCCAGCGCGTCTCCTGCCACACGTCCTCCTCGGTACCCACGTCACCCGGCATCCTGGAGCAGCTCCGGCGGCACCTCGACCCGGCTCTCCTTGAGCATCTCGCAGAAGGCCTGGAGCCTGGGCGAGTCGCCGTGTTTGGCCCTGATCTCCTTCACCAGGTCGTACGCCGGTCTGAGCAGCAGGTCGGTCCGGTAGTCCTTGTCGACCAGCTCGATGGCCTCCTCGCCCAGCTTGAGCGCGGCGTCGACGTCGCCGTCGATGAGCCGGCACATCGCCCGGTCGAACCGGATCAGGGTCTGGTCGAGCAGGTCCTCGTCCGTGTACTTGTCGAGCGCCTGCTGCAGGATCACGTCGGCCTCGACCGTCTGCCCCAGCTTCACCAGGACGTCGCCCTGGTAGAAGTAGAGCTGCCGCTCGGTGTAGCCGAACGCCGGGTCCTCCCGATCGCTGTCGGTCATCTGCTGGAAGGCCGCCCTGGCGCGGTGCAGGGCCCGCTTGGCCTGCTCGACCACCTCGTGGCGCGAGCCGTTGACGCCGGCGATCTTCGCCAGCGCCCTCGCCTCGACGACGGGCGCCATGGTCCGCGCGGCACAGGGGGTGTGGCCGGCCAGGTCGCGGCTCTTCTTCGCCAGGGTGAGCGCCTCACGCGGGTCGCCGTAGTAGAGCGGCACCAGCGCCTCACGGGCGGTGACCCAGGCCCGCAGCGCCCGGTCGCCGGTCTCGTCCGCCGCCATCCGGCCGGTGCGGAAGAACGAACGCGCCATCCGCTGGTCCCCGAGGTCGATCATGATCATTCCCGTGAGCCCGGCGAGCTGGGCGGCCATCCGGCACAGCCGTTCCTGCACGTCGATGGGCTGCCGGTGGTCCAACGCCTTGCGCACGGCGGTGAACTCCAGCATGACGTCGCAGAGCAGCCGTACGGGCGGGGTGTTCATGTACTGCCGCCCGAAGCCGAACGTGGCCTGCTCCCACTGGTCGAGCATCGCCGGCGAGACCGTGGCCATGACCATCGTCTCGTCCATCCGCCGGCGGAGGTTCTCCACCGCGCCGAGCACCTCTTCGTTGAGCTCCTTGAGCCCGACCGACCCGACGGCGCCGCCGGCGAGGAGCTTCAACAGCGTCCTCCGTAGCACGTTCTCGTCCTCCTCGCCCCCGTCCACCGGATGGGTGCCGCCGCCTGACGGGGCGGGCGCACCCCACGGGGCGGGTGAAGTGATATGTCTGTCCTGCTCCGACTCCCCGCCACCCGATTCGCCCGGATGTCCGTGGCCGCAGATGCACGGGCTTTCGAACCCGAGGGCCAGGGGCTCCACCCGGTAGACCGAGCACAGATAGTGGAGGTACTCCGGGCCGGGCCGCTTCATGCCCGACTCGTACGCGGACAGTAGCGTCTCGCCGATGCCTGGGACGGCTTTTCCGTCCTTCTCGAAGAGAGCGCGCACCTGCTCGATCACGTCGGCGAGCGCCACACCATGCGAGAGGCGATGTGCCTTGATCCGAGTCGTGCCGAACTGTGGTCCGCAGTCTTTGTGGATTTCCTCGGCGATCTGGGCCAGGCTACGCCCGGCGGCCAGGCCCCGCGCCCGGATCCGGCGCGCGATCTCCGTCTCCCTGTGTTGCCTGCCGGACATTCCGGCCCCTCTCTCGTGGCCGGCCGCACTCGCAGCCCGTGGTCTCGAGCGGTCCTCGCTTCGTGACGGAGAGTGACTTACTCGTCGCACTCCGCCGACACCATAATGATGGACCATAGTTGGCGCGGCCAAGCCCCCAACATGAACGTGCCGACTAAGGATCGTCTACCGATAGGGGTTTTCTTTCAACCAACATGGGTTTTCCTCCACCTCAGCGCCTCCTGGCCATCGTTGACCCGAGCAGTTCCGTGAGCCATCTTGGGCGCACCAGAGTGAACAGACGGGAACGCAAAGTACACATTCCGTCCGCGAACGGAAGTGAAGGAGGACCTACGGTGGGGGAGGACGATTTCCGGCGCCTGGAATATCTGGTGGCCGAACTCGATGCGCGGGGTCTGCTCGCGCGAGTCGTGCGCACCCCGTCGGGCCGCGCCTACGTACGCGTGATCAACCCCGACGCGACGAGCCTCACGGAGAACGTCGTCTGCCAGGCGGCCGACTACTGGTGGTCCTGGGGTGAGCGGATGCACCGGGCGGACGACCCCGCCGGAGCGGCCACGAAGGTGGCCCGCGTGCTTGCCGCGGTGAGCGAGTAGGGGAAGGCGGCGGCCCCGAGGTGAGAACCGGCGAGAGCGCAGGCGCCGTGGGCCGCCGCATCCACCGCGGCTTTGAAGGGGTGGGCAGGACGCCCGGTGCGGAGCGTGGTCGTCGCGCCGCCCCGGTGCGACGGCGACGCTGCGGCGTCCCGCCCGCCCCGACCCCGCCCGCGCCCCGCGGGCGGGCCGACCGGTTCGCCGGTCGCCACGAACGGCCGTCCGGCCCTGTCGAGCAGGTGGGGCCGGACGGTGATGGGGGGGATCCCCACTTGGAGAACGGCGCCGGGCGCGCTTCCGGGTGCGCGCCCGCGTCCTGCCACACCGTCACTGGAGCGTGTCCGGTCCGCCCTCCGCGGCCCCGGACGGGACGCGCTTCCGTCTTCCCCGGCGATGTGACGGAGGCCGGATCAGTCGGCAGTATTGGCTTCGTCCGAGAACTGCCGCTGATCCGATCCGGGGGGGATCCACCTCGTGTTACCGCTGTCGCCCGTGACGCCGACTCCTGAGCCGACCGTCGTGCCGGACCTGGACGTGCTCGGGGAGAAGATGTCGCAGGCGTGCCAGAACAACGACGGCATCTTCTGCACCGTCCTGAACAGCGCCTTCCCCGAGCGTGACTTCCCCGCCTGGGTGCAGCTCGTGGCGGGCGTCGTCGACGTGCTGATCCTCATCGCCCTGATTCTGGCCGGGGCGCTGGTCATCCGTAACGTCGTTCACCGGCTGATCACCCGGCTCACCATGCGGGCCAGTGTGGGCGTGCTGCCGGAACGGCTGCGCGGCAAGAGCGTGCTGACGAGCACGGAGGCCGCAGCGGCGATCATGACGGAGCGTCGCAGGGCGCGCGCCGAGACGATGGGCTCGGTGCTGCGGAGCCT
This region includes:
- a CDS encoding GNAT family N-acetyltransferase — encoded protein: MAGDALAGDLEPGDPVRGGENGPAPLRIRRYRWSDLDAVWSLHQMGLAQVGVVPGDGVYYDDDFPRITEVYLRAGGDFLVGEVPGAGLVAMGGLRRIDADTAEMCRLRVHPDHQRRGYGARITQELEDRARRLGYSTLRGDTTMRQVAALELYRKSGWRELRREVRGDNVVIYIEKQLNAVVSPLFSR
- a CDS encoding tetratricopeptide repeat protein, whose amino-acid sequence is MAALRALVMEAPPSVAPVVNGHRRLRGPYTIGGAILRALVPVALERSPGLVAEHDIEIRAVAPSLRPLVPARRQTIEARLTEDERILVPAPRRTLRIANGIAEFVRDCLEGPRTLLVDNLHEADPADRELLRVLVRRVPDLTLALGSPEPPWNDAWEDTWEDTWEGARVVEARAQGGPPDDYVTSDGTSDDPRAYRAYLSLPPEERALRHDRRAAELMADPAAAEHALGAVPYHLEHGGDVDAAARALWAAVDHCVTEGFLHAVVELGSRGLRLVEPGSDLWWRFTHRTATALAGLGRRAHAQELYDQARRVSVDPAVHAAAAYGTAMLDARDRDPARRDLVRARAWINEAIAISTLLPDRRTRAFKLGFDQNGRALIELREGRTDEALGLVQSAIDLAERDLPPDAHPVHRMVLFGNRAQLLARLGRTEEALADFDRAVAIDPGFPDNYLDRGNLLFEIGRTEEALADYETAMRVSPPLPEAYYNRAELRLAAGDLYGARADLDHVIELDPGYLDAYVNRAGVLEMLGEHEAARRDVEAGLALDPGNAHLHGVLGQLETEAGRYAEAALAFDAALAADARLASAWANRATLRFETGDARGAVDDLTRAIELGEDAALYFNRATALDALGRGREAMLDLRRALALAPDDPDVRAALERHEKAG
- a CDS encoding tetratricopeptide repeat protein, coding for MSGRQHRETEIARRIRARGLAAGRSLAQIAEEIHKDCGPQFGTTRIKAHRLSHGVALADVIEQVRALFEKDGKAVPGIGETLLSAYESGMKRPGPEYLHYLCSVYRVEPLALGFESPCICGHGHPGESGGGESEQDRHITSPAPWGAPAPSGGGTHPVDGGEEDENVLRRTLLKLLAGGAVGSVGLKELNEEVLGAVENLRRRMDETMVMATVSPAMLDQWEQATFGFGRQYMNTPPVRLLCDVMLEFTAVRKALDHRQPIDVQERLCRMAAQLAGLTGMIMIDLGDQRMARSFFRTGRMAADETGDRALRAWVTAREALVPLYYGDPREALTLAKKSRDLAGHTPCAARTMAPVVEARALAKIAGVNGSRHEVVEQAKRALHRARAAFQQMTDSDREDPAFGYTERQLYFYQGDVLVKLGQTVEADVILQQALDKYTDEDLLDQTLIRFDRAMCRLIDGDVDAALKLGEEAIELVDKDYRTDLLLRPAYDLVKEIRAKHGDSPRLQAFCEMLKESRVEVPPELLQDAG